The Sporosarcina ureae genome includes a region encoding these proteins:
- a CDS encoding uracil-xanthine permease family protein, with the protein MNVKVLDVHEKPQPIRWLALSLQHMFAMFGATILVPQLVGLSPAIALLTSGIATIVFIIVTKFQVPAYLGSSFAFIVPIQMATQSGGIGSAMIGSMFVALVYAIVSLVIYKTGYNWIMKILPPIVVGPVIMVIGLALAPTAIDMASTINVDGADVYSGLHFSAALVTLASAVFCLMFFKGIISLMPVLIGIVVGYIYSAFIGILDFSEVVEAKWFAVPEMLIPGVDYEFIVTPTLLIIMVPIAIVTISEHIGHQLVLGKVVDRNYIESPGLHRSLLGDGLGTLMSGLVGGPPKTTYGENIGVLAITRVYSVYVIMGAAVFAILFSFIGKITALIATIPSAVLGGISILLFGIIASSGIRMLIDHKIDFDNQRNLVIASIILVIGIGGATINISETFQIGGMALAAIVGVLLNLVLPGKTDETLMDKEE; encoded by the coding sequence ATGAACGTAAAAGTATTGGATGTACATGAAAAGCCGCAACCTATTCGCTGGCTTGCACTCAGCTTACAACATATGTTCGCCATGTTTGGCGCAACAATCTTAGTACCGCAATTAGTAGGCTTAAGCCCAGCTATCGCGCTATTAACGAGTGGGATCGCAACGATCGTATTTATTATCGTGACGAAGTTCCAAGTACCAGCTTATCTAGGCTCTTCATTCGCTTTTATTGTACCGATTCAGATGGCGACACAATCAGGCGGTATCGGCAGCGCAATGATAGGTAGTATGTTCGTAGCATTGGTCTATGCGATCGTATCGTTAGTAATTTATAAAACCGGTTATAACTGGATAATGAAAATATTACCGCCTATCGTAGTAGGACCCGTCATTATGGTAATCGGATTAGCACTTGCACCGACAGCTATTGATATGGCGAGCACGATCAATGTGGATGGAGCGGATGTTTACAGCGGCTTACACTTTTCCGCGGCTCTAGTTACACTTGCTTCTGCAGTATTTTGCTTGATGTTCTTTAAAGGGATTATCAGTTTGATGCCCGTACTTATTGGTATCGTAGTGGGGTATATCTACTCTGCTTTCATCGGTATTCTAGATTTCAGCGAAGTGGTAGAAGCCAAGTGGTTTGCGGTACCCGAAATGCTCATCCCAGGTGTTGATTACGAATTCATCGTCACACCGACACTACTAATTATTATGGTGCCAATCGCGATCGTCACGATCTCTGAGCATATAGGACACCAACTTGTATTAGGCAAAGTAGTAGATAGGAATTATATTGAAAGTCCTGGATTACACAGATCATTGCTTGGTGATGGACTAGGAACCCTCATGAGTGGACTAGTCGGAGGACCACCTAAAACTACATACGGAGAAAACATTGGCGTACTTGCTATCACTCGAGTCTACAGTGTATATGTGATCATGGGGGCTGCAGTATTTGCGATACTCTTCTCCTTCATCGGTAAAATTACGGCGTTGATTGCTACAATTCCATCGGCAGTACTTGGTGGAATATCTATTCTGTTGTTTGGCATCATCGCTTCATCAGGAATACGCATGCTCATTGACCATAAAATCGACTTTGATAATCAACGGAATCTAGTCATCGCATCCATCATTTTAGTAATTGGAATTGGTGGGGCGACGATTAATATAAGCGAAACATTCCAAATCGGTGGCATGGCACTGGCTGCAATTGTCGGTGTTCTGTTGAACCTAGTATTGCCAGGTAAAACAGACGAAACTTTGATGGATAAGGAAGAATAG
- a CDS encoding dihydroorotate dehydrogenase electron transfer subunit produces the protein MIIQDLMTISSQKEIAQNIFEMKLNGKLVGEITSPGQFVHIRVSDSFEPLLRRPISIAEMNPEKNEMTIIYRAEGRGTSLLSEKREGDVVNVLGPLGNGFPVEETTAGQTAVLIGGGIGVPPLYELSKQLTAKGVNCIHILGFESDQVVFYEEEFAALGETHIATVDGSNGTQGFVTNVMSEIADDFETFYSCGPMPMLDAVQKAYVHKKGFLSFEQRMGCGIGACFACVCHTNENATDQTYVKVCSDGPVFPAGVVQI, from the coding sequence ATGATCATCCAAGATTTGATGACCATCAGTTCGCAAAAGGAAATCGCGCAAAATATTTTTGAAATGAAATTAAATGGCAAGTTGGTCGGAGAAATTACTTCTCCTGGCCAGTTTGTCCATATCCGAGTATCGGATTCCTTTGAACCGTTACTGCGACGTCCCATTTCCATAGCTGAAATGAATCCAGAAAAAAATGAAATGACTATCATCTACCGAGCGGAAGGACGAGGTACTTCCCTTTTGTCCGAAAAACGTGAGGGAGATGTAGTGAATGTACTGGGACCTCTAGGAAATGGTTTTCCCGTTGAAGAAACAACGGCTGGTCAAACAGCTGTATTGATTGGTGGCGGGATTGGTGTGCCACCACTTTATGAACTGTCAAAACAGCTAACTGCAAAAGGAGTTAATTGTATTCATATACTTGGTTTCGAATCGGATCAAGTGGTTTTCTATGAAGAAGAATTCGCCGCTTTAGGCGAAACGCATATCGCTACAGTGGATGGCAGTAACGGCACACAAGGATTTGTTACGAATGTCATGAGTGAGATAGCTGATGACTTCGAAACGTTTTACAGTTGTGGGCCTATGCCCATGCTCGATGCCGTGCAAAAAGCGTATGTGCATAAAAAAGGATTCTTATCGTTTGAACAACGTATGGGCTGCGGTATTGGAGCTTGTTTCGCTTGTGTTTGTCATACAAATGAAAATGCGACAGATCAGACGTACGTCAAAGTATGTTCTGATGGTCCAGTATTTCCGGCAGGGGTGGTGCAAATATGA
- a CDS encoding carbamoyl phosphate synthase small subunit, whose amino-acid sequence MTKRYLVLEDGSIFEGKAFGAENASIGEAVFATGMTGYQETISNPSGCGQIVVMTYPLIGNYGINRDDYESIDLAINGLVVRELADEPSNFRSGMSLGDLLILKGIPGIQEIDTRKLTRLLRDKGSLRGKLTAAGEGIDTDAIVAELQQYELPTDLVAKVSTKRPYPSPGLGKRVVVIDYGIKHGILRELNKKDCDVIVVPYDTSAKEILALFPDGILLSNGPGNPEDLQGAVETIKELMGKKPIFGIGLGHQLFALACGAKTAKMKNSHIGGNYPVKDLNTNRTDLTSQSHGYEVLEDSLAGTGLEVTHIALNDNCIEGLQCEKLEAFTVQFHPEASPGPQDSSYIFERFIQLMTASNRKENTNA is encoded by the coding sequence ATGACAAAAAGATACTTAGTATTAGAAGACGGATCTATTTTTGAAGGAAAAGCATTCGGAGCAGAGAATGCTTCAATAGGAGAAGCTGTGTTTGCAACAGGTATGACAGGATATCAGGAGACAATTTCAAATCCTTCAGGTTGTGGACAAATTGTTGTGATGACCTATCCGCTAATCGGTAACTACGGTATTAACCGAGACGATTATGAATCCATCGACTTGGCGATTAACGGCTTAGTTGTTAGAGAATTAGCAGACGAGCCTTCAAACTTTCGTAGCGGCATGTCACTAGGAGATTTGCTTATTTTAAAAGGTATTCCAGGTATTCAGGAGATTGATACTCGCAAACTAACACGTCTATTACGCGATAAAGGTTCATTACGAGGTAAATTGACTGCTGCTGGCGAAGGGATCGATACCGATGCAATAGTTGCGGAACTTCAACAATATGAATTGCCAACAGATTTAGTAGCGAAAGTATCTACCAAGCGTCCCTATCCAAGCCCAGGCTTAGGCAAACGTGTTGTCGTCATCGACTATGGCATTAAACATGGCATTTTACGTGAATTAAATAAAAAGGACTGCGATGTGATAGTCGTACCTTATGATACATCAGCGAAAGAAATTTTGGCGTTGTTCCCCGACGGTATCCTATTATCGAACGGACCAGGAAATCCCGAAGACCTACAAGGTGCAGTAGAAACAATAAAGGAATTAATGGGGAAGAAACCTATCTTCGGTATCGGACTTGGCCATCAATTATTCGCGCTCGCATGCGGTGCTAAAACAGCAAAGATGAAGAACAGCCATATTGGTGGGAATTATCCGGTTAAAGACTTGAATACAAACCGTACCGATCTGACTTCACAAAGTCATGGATATGAAGTACTGGAAGACTCTTTAGCAGGGACAGGTCTTGAAGTGACACATATCGCGTTGAATGACAATTGTATTGAAGGGCTTCAATGTGAGAAGTTGGAAGCATTCACTGTTCAGTTCCACCCAGAAGCATCACCAGGACCACAAGATTCAAGCTATATATTCGAACGTTTCATTCAATTGATGACTGCAAGCAACAGAAAGGAGAATACTAATGCCTAA
- a CDS encoding dihydroorotase: protein MNTLIQQVQMVNEEGKIIETDIKIADGKIAEIGTQLVADGYEIIEGKGLLVSPGFIDVHVHLREPGGEHKETIETGTHAAAKGGYTTICPMPNTRPVPDTKENLEKINTLIKENAKIRVLPYASITIREAGKERTNLSELKEHGAFAFTDDGVGVQEAGMMYEAMKDAAKIDMAIVAHCEDNTLIYGGAMHEGKRNKELGLPGIPSIAESVHIARDVLLAEAAGAHYHVCHVSTKESVRVIRDAKKAGIHVTGEVSPHHLLLTEDDVPGDDADWKMNPPLRAIEDREALREGLMDGTLDCIATDHAPHTADEKAVGIAKAPFGITGFETAFPLLYTNFVKPGHWTLKQLLDWMTVKPAEVFNLPYGRLEVGAEADLVLLDLEKQQTIDRTTFVSKGKNTPFDGVECTGWPVMTIFDGNIVWKDGQ from the coding sequence ATGAACACGTTAATTCAACAAGTGCAAATGGTAAATGAAGAAGGCAAGATCATCGAAACAGATATTAAAATTGCAGATGGAAAGATTGCGGAAATAGGTACTCAACTAGTAGCAGACGGGTATGAAATTATAGAAGGTAAAGGACTACTCGTATCACCTGGCTTCATTGATGTACACGTACATTTGCGTGAGCCGGGCGGAGAGCATAAAGAAACCATTGAAACAGGTACACACGCGGCAGCAAAAGGCGGATATACAACTATTTGTCCAATGCCGAATACGCGTCCAGTACCTGATACAAAAGAAAACCTTGAAAAGATCAACACATTAATTAAAGAGAATGCTAAAATTCGTGTGCTTCCTTATGCGTCCATCACGATTAGAGAAGCGGGAAAAGAACGCACAAATCTTTCAGAATTAAAAGAACATGGCGCATTCGCGTTCACGGATGATGGTGTAGGAGTTCAAGAAGCAGGCATGATGTACGAGGCGATGAAAGATGCAGCGAAGATCGATATGGCCATTGTGGCGCACTGCGAAGACAATACATTAATCTATGGTGGCGCAATGCACGAAGGAAAACGTAATAAGGAACTTGGCTTACCAGGGATTCCTTCCATTGCGGAATCTGTACATATTGCACGGGATGTTTTACTCGCGGAAGCCGCGGGCGCACATTATCACGTTTGTCACGTCAGCACGAAAGAATCGGTTCGCGTAATCCGTGACGCTAAAAAAGCCGGTATTCATGTAACAGGAGAGGTCAGCCCTCACCACTTGTTATTGACAGAGGATGATGTGCCTGGAGATGATGCAGACTGGAAAATGAACCCTCCGCTACGTGCTATCGAAGATCGCGAGGCATTGCGCGAAGGTTTGATGGATGGGACATTGGATTGTATCGCAACAGACCACGCACCGCATACAGCAGATGAAAAGGCTGTAGGTATTGCAAAAGCACCATTTGGCATCACAGGATTTGAAACGGCATTTCCTTTACTGTATACAAACTTCGTCAAACCAGGACATTGGACACTGAAACAACTTCTTGACTGGATGACAGTAAAGCCTGCGGAAGTCTTCAACTTGCCTTACGGTAGGCTTGAAGTAGGTGCTGAAGCAGATTTAGTACTACTTGATCTAGAAAAGCAACAAACAATCGACCGTACCACATTTGTTTCAAAAGGTAAGAACACGCCATTTGACGGAGTGGAATGCACAGGATGGCCTGTAATGACAATTTTCGATGGAAACATCGTATGGAAGGATGGTCAATGA
- a CDS encoding aspartate carbamoyltransferase catalytic subunit: MEHLVSMKDLTVDEIMLILERAAIFKRLGFRELPGTYTVSNLFFEPSTRTKTSFEMAERKVGAQIIPFETSFSSTLKGESLYDTIRTLEAIGLDALVIRHPADGFYEELVKRTNVAIINAGDGSGQHPTQSLLDIFTIQEEFGHFDGVKVLIAGDIAHSRVARSNAEALRKLGAEVTFLCPPEWAGEFDSVDNWDDVIETSDVVMLLRVQHERHNTEMAYTKAAYHEQYGLTIERAARMKKDAIIMHPAPVNRDVEIADSLIESPQSRIFKQVENGVYIRAAVLELILKGRK; this comes from the coding sequence ATGGAACATTTAGTTTCAATGAAAGACCTGACAGTGGATGAAATCATGCTCATACTCGAACGGGCAGCGATTTTTAAGCGACTAGGGTTCAGGGAATTGCCTGGAACATATACCGTCAGCAACTTGTTTTTTGAACCTAGTACGAGAACGAAAACGAGTTTTGAGATGGCGGAACGTAAAGTAGGCGCGCAAATTATCCCCTTTGAAACGAGTTTCTCGAGTACCTTAAAAGGTGAATCTTTGTATGATACGATTAGGACGCTGGAGGCAATAGGTTTGGATGCCTTAGTCATTCGTCATCCGGCTGATGGTTTTTATGAGGAATTAGTAAAGAGAACGAATGTGGCAATCATTAATGCAGGCGATGGATCGGGTCAGCATCCGACGCAATCCCTGCTCGATATCTTCACGATTCAAGAGGAGTTTGGTCATTTTGATGGGGTAAAAGTATTGATTGCGGGAGATATCGCCCACAGTCGGGTAGCTCGCTCCAATGCGGAAGCTTTGCGGAAGCTGGGAGCTGAGGTCACGTTCCTTTGCCCACCTGAATGGGCGGGGGAATTCGACAGTGTCGACAACTGGGATGATGTGATTGAAACGAGTGATGTGGTCATGCTCCTTCGAGTACAACACGAACGTCATAATACAGAGATGGCCTATACGAAAGCTGCTTATCATGAGCAATACGGTCTGACTATAGAGCGAGCGGCTAGAATGAAAAAAGATGCAATCATCATGCATCCAGCTCCAGTAAACCGTGATGTAGAAATAGCAGACAGTTTAATAGAAAGTCCACAATCACGAATTTTTAAGCAGGTAGAAAATGGCGTCTATATTCGAGCAGCTGTTCTAGAACTTATATTGAAGGGGCGGAAGTAA
- the carB gene encoding carbamoyl-phosphate synthase large subunit encodes MPKRTDIKSILVIGSGPIVIGQAAEFDYAGTQACLSLKEEGYRVILINSNPATIMTDTEMADKVYIEPITLEFVSRIIRKERPDALLATLGGQTGLNMAIELHESGILDELGIEILGTKLDAIHKAEDRDLFRTLMNEMGEPVPESDIIHNIDEAYAFVHKIGYPVIVRPAFTLGGTGGGICHNDEDLEEIVASGLKYSPVTQCLLEKSIAGFKEIEYEVMRDSADNAIVVCNMENVDAVGIHTGDSIVTAPCQTLTDRENQMLRNVSLNIIRELQIEGGCNVQLALDPHSFDYYIIEVNPRVSRSSALASKATGYPIAKLAAKIAVGLTLDEMMNPVTGNTYACFEPTLDYVVTKIPRWPFDKFESAKRNLGTQMKATGEVMAMGRTFEESIMKAVRSLETGQFDLSLSGGGEMSDEWIEKRIRKAGDERLFFIGEALRRGVTIETLHEWSAIDLFFLRKFENIVRYEETLRDHPYDKAIGYKAKRLGFPDATIAQLWNTTDREVYKWRQEQGLVPVYKKVDTCAGEYESDTPYFYGTYEEENESVRTDKKSVIVLGSGPIRIGQGVEFDYATVHCVWAIQQSGYEAIIVNNNPETVSTDFSISDKLYFEPLTIEDVMHIVDLEQPEGVIVQFGGQTAINLADELEARGVKILGTSLEDIDRAENRDKFESALHEIGVPQPLGKTALSVPEAVAIATEIGYPVLVRPSYVLGGRAMEIVYYEEELLQYMENAVKASPEHPVLIDRYLTGTEIEVDAICDGETVLIPGIMEHIERAGVHSGDSIAVYPPQNLSQSMIETIADYTKRLALGLKIRGLMNIQFVISEGQVYVIEVNPRSSRTVPFLSKITNIPMANVATQAILGTSILEQGYTDGLAEAPAGVYVKVPVFSFAKLRRVDITLGPEMKSTGEVMGKDVTLEKALYKGLVAAGMEVKEYGTVLMTVSNKDKEEIVDIAKRFIETGYHIMATEGTAKALEAENIEVKTVGKIGTEGPTLIDVIQKGQAQLVINTLTKGKQPARDGFRIRRETVENGVPCFTSIDTAAAMLSVIESMTFQTDAMPQPQVVK; translated from the coding sequence ATGCCTAAACGTACTGACATAAAATCCATCCTCGTAATTGGTTCAGGTCCTATTGTAATTGGACAAGCAGCAGAATTTGACTATGCAGGTACACAAGCCTGTTTATCTCTTAAAGAAGAAGGGTACCGAGTTATTTTGATCAACTCAAACCCTGCAACTATTATGACGGATACGGAGATGGCAGATAAAGTGTATATCGAACCCATCACACTTGAATTCGTTAGCCGCATTATTCGCAAAGAACGCCCAGATGCTCTACTTGCGACATTAGGCGGACAAACTGGTTTAAACATGGCGATTGAGTTGCATGAATCAGGGATATTAGATGAATTAGGAATCGAGATTTTGGGTACAAAGCTCGATGCAATTCACAAGGCAGAAGACCGCGACTTATTCCGAACATTAATGAATGAAATGGGTGAGCCTGTTCCAGAGAGTGATATCATTCATAATATTGATGAAGCCTATGCGTTCGTCCATAAGATTGGGTATCCAGTTATCGTCCGTCCTGCGTTCACACTAGGTGGAACAGGTGGCGGAATTTGCCACAATGATGAAGACTTAGAAGAAATCGTAGCAAGTGGTTTGAAATACAGCCCCGTTACACAGTGTCTTCTAGAGAAATCTATCGCAGGTTTTAAAGAAATTGAATATGAAGTAATGCGTGACTCTGCCGATAACGCGATTGTCGTGTGTAATATGGAAAACGTGGATGCTGTAGGGATCCATACAGGTGACTCTATCGTAACAGCACCATGCCAAACATTGACCGACCGCGAAAATCAGATGCTTCGTAATGTTTCATTGAACATCATTCGTGAGTTGCAAATCGAAGGTGGCTGTAACGTGCAGCTAGCACTTGATCCGCATAGCTTTGATTACTACATCATTGAAGTAAATCCGCGTGTCAGTCGTTCATCTGCACTAGCTTCCAAAGCAACTGGTTATCCAATCGCGAAACTTGCTGCGAAAATTGCTGTCGGTTTGACGCTGGATGAAATGATGAATCCGGTAACGGGTAATACGTATGCTTGCTTCGAACCGACACTGGACTATGTAGTAACGAAAATTCCACGTTGGCCTTTTGATAAGTTCGAATCAGCGAAGCGGAACTTGGGTACCCAAATGAAAGCAACAGGTGAAGTCATGGCGATGGGCCGGACATTCGAAGAATCCATCATGAAAGCAGTCCGTTCATTGGAAACAGGGCAATTCGATTTGTCACTTTCCGGTGGTGGTGAAATGTCTGACGAGTGGATTGAAAAACGTATTCGCAAGGCAGGCGATGAGCGACTGTTCTTCATCGGAGAAGCCCTGCGTCGTGGTGTAACAATCGAAACTTTACACGAATGGAGCGCTATTGATTTATTCTTCTTGCGCAAATTTGAAAATATCGTTCGGTATGAAGAAACATTGAGAGATCATCCATATGACAAAGCAATTGGTTATAAAGCGAAACGACTTGGGTTCCCGGATGCTACGATTGCACAACTATGGAATACAACCGATCGTGAAGTATACAAGTGGAGACAAGAGCAAGGATTGGTTCCGGTGTATAAGAAAGTAGATACGTGTGCAGGTGAATATGAATCCGATACTCCATACTTCTATGGTACGTACGAAGAGGAAAATGAATCGGTAAGAACGGATAAAAAGAGTGTGATCGTCTTAGGTTCAGGCCCAATCCGTATTGGACAAGGGGTTGAATTCGATTATGCGACAGTGCACTGTGTATGGGCTATACAACAATCAGGATATGAAGCGATCATCGTCAATAACAATCCTGAAACAGTTTCGACTGACTTCTCCATCTCGGATAAGTTGTACTTCGAACCGTTAACCATTGAAGATGTGATGCATATCGTGGATCTTGAGCAACCTGAAGGTGTGATCGTCCAGTTTGGTGGCCAAACAGCAATCAACTTGGCGGATGAATTAGAAGCACGTGGAGTAAAAATTCTAGGTACATCACTTGAAGATATCGACCGTGCAGAAAATCGTGATAAATTTGAGAGTGCTTTGCATGAAATCGGCGTACCACAACCGCTTGGCAAGACCGCTTTGTCAGTTCCGGAAGCAGTTGCAATCGCAACAGAAATTGGCTATCCAGTTCTAGTTCGACCGTCGTATGTCTTAGGTGGCCGTGCAATGGAAATTGTCTACTATGAAGAGGAATTACTGCAATACATGGAGAACGCGGTAAAAGCTAGCCCTGAACATCCAGTATTGATCGACCGGTACTTAACAGGTACGGAAATCGAAGTCGATGCAATTTGTGACGGGGAAACTGTATTAATACCTGGCATCATGGAGCATATCGAACGTGCAGGTGTTCACTCGGGTGACTCGATCGCAGTGTATCCTCCACAAAACCTGTCACAGTCTATGATTGAAACGATTGCGGACTATACGAAACGTTTGGCTCTCGGGCTCAAAATACGCGGGCTAATGAATATCCAGTTCGTTATTTCAGAAGGACAAGTTTACGTAATCGAAGTAAACCCACGTTCAAGCCGTACGGTACCATTCTTGAGCAAAATTACGAATATCCCGATGGCAAATGTGGCAACTCAAGCGATCTTAGGTACATCTATTTTAGAACAAGGCTACACCGATGGACTTGCAGAAGCACCAGCAGGCGTCTATGTCAAAGTGCCGGTATTCTCTTTCGCCAAGCTTCGTCGTGTAGATATTACACTCGGACCTGAGATGAAATCAACCGGTGAAGTAATGGGTAAAGACGTAACATTGGAAAAAGCCTTGTACAAAGGCCTAGTAGCAGCGGGAATGGAAGTTAAAGAATACGGTACTGTGTTAATGACAGTTTCCAATAAAGATAAAGAAGAAATTGTGGATATCGCAAAACGTTTCATTGAAACCGGTTATCACATTATGGCAACAGAAGGTACGGCTAAAGCACTCGAAGCAGAAAATATCGAAGTGAAAACAGTAGGTAAAATTGGCACAGAAGGTCCAACGTTGATCGATGTTATCCAAAAAGGACAAGCGCAATTGGTGATCAACACATTGACTAAAGGAAAACAACCGGCACGTGACGGCTTTAGAATTCGTCGTGAAACAGTGGAGAATGGAGTTCCTTGCTTTACCTCTATAGATACAGCTGCTGCTATGTTATCCGTCATCGAGTCCATGACATTCCAGACGGATGCTATGCCGCAACCGCAGGTGGTAAAATGA